One window of Hymenobacter sp. BRD128 genomic DNA carries:
- the dnaK gene encoding molecular chaperone DnaK, translating to MGKIIGIDLGTTNSCVAVMEGNEPVVIPNSEGRRTTPSIVAFLDNGKGERKVGDPAKRQAVTNPKNTIASIKRFMGRHFNEVTQEQKYVAYDVVAGPNNTVAVKIGDRNYTPQEISAMILQKMKQTAEDYLGTTVTEAVITVPAYFNDAQRQATKEAGAIAGLDVKRIINEPTAAALAYGLDKKHKDQKIAVYDLGGGTFDISILELGDGVFEVLSTNGDTHLGGDDFDQVIIDFLADQFKSDNEGLDLRNDPLALQRLKEAAEKAKIELSSSNETEINLPYITATASGPKHLVVKLSRSKFEQLSDNLVRRSMEPCKKALQDAGLSASQVDEVILVGGSTRIPRIQEEVEKFFGKKPSKGVNPDEVVAIGAAIQGGVLTGEVKDVLLLDVTPLSLGIETMGGVMTKLIESNTTIPTKKSETFSTASDSQPSVEIHVLQGERPLASQNRTIGKFHLDSIPPAPRGVPQIEVTFDIDANGILNVTAKDKGTGKEQKIRIEASSGLSEQDIERMRQEAAANADADKAETERITKINQADSLIFQTEKQLKEFGDKLSGGNKTAVEGALADLKKAHESKDLASIDAGVAALNKAWEAASQEMYAAAGAQGGQPGGQGFTGADGQGQNGQDQPAGDHVTDVDYEEVDGK from the coding sequence ATGGGCAAAATCATCGGTATTGACTTGGGCACCACCAACTCGTGCGTCGCCGTAATGGAAGGCAACGAGCCGGTTGTAATCCCGAACTCCGAAGGCCGCCGCACTACGCCGTCGATTGTCGCTTTCTTGGACAACGGCAAGGGCGAGCGCAAGGTAGGCGACCCGGCTAAGCGCCAGGCCGTTACCAACCCCAAAAACACCATTGCCAGCATCAAGCGCTTCATGGGCCGCCACTTCAACGAAGTGACCCAGGAGCAGAAATACGTGGCTTACGACGTAGTAGCCGGCCCCAACAACACGGTAGCCGTGAAAATCGGTGACCGCAACTACACGCCCCAGGAAATCTCGGCCATGATTCTGCAGAAGATGAAGCAGACCGCCGAAGACTACCTGGGCACCACCGTAACCGAAGCCGTTATCACGGTGCCGGCTTACTTCAACGACGCCCAGCGCCAGGCTACCAAGGAAGCCGGCGCCATCGCGGGCCTCGACGTGAAGCGCATTATCAATGAGCCCACGGCCGCCGCGCTAGCCTACGGCTTGGATAAGAAACACAAAGACCAGAAAATCGCCGTGTATGACCTCGGCGGCGGTACGTTCGATATTTCCATTCTCGAGCTGGGCGACGGCGTGTTTGAAGTACTGAGCACCAACGGCGACACCCACCTGGGCGGCGACGACTTCGACCAGGTTATCATCGACTTCCTGGCCGACCAGTTTAAGAGCGATAACGAAGGCCTCGACCTGCGCAACGACCCGCTAGCCCTCCAGCGCCTGAAAGAAGCCGCCGAGAAAGCCAAGATTGAGTTGTCGAGCTCGAACGAGACCGAAATCAACCTGCCCTACATCACGGCCACGGCTAGCGGCCCCAAGCACCTCGTGGTAAAGCTGAGCCGCTCGAAGTTTGAGCAGCTGAGCGACAACCTTGTGCGCCGCTCGATGGAGCCCTGCAAAAAGGCCCTGCAAGACGCTGGCCTGAGCGCTTCGCAAGTGGACGAGGTTATTCTCGTGGGCGGTTCGACCCGCATTCCGCGCATCCAGGAAGAAGTAGAGAAGTTCTTCGGCAAGAAGCCGAGCAAGGGTGTGAACCCCGACGAAGTAGTTGCCATCGGCGCGGCCATCCAGGGCGGCGTGCTCACCGGCGAGGTAAAAGACGTGCTGCTGCTCGACGTGACCCCGCTCTCGCTGGGTATTGAGACGATGGGCGGCGTGATGACCAAACTCATCGAGTCGAACACCACCATTCCGACGAAGAAGTCCGAAACCTTCTCGACGGCCTCCGACTCGCAGCCTTCGGTAGAAATCCACGTGCTGCAGGGCGAGCGCCCGCTGGCCTCCCAAAACCGCACCATCGGCAAGTTTCACCTCGACAGCATTCCGCCCGCCCCGCGCGGCGTACCGCAGATTGAGGTTACGTTCGACATCGATGCCAACGGTATTCTGAACGTGACGGCCAAAGACAAAGGCACCGGCAAGGAGCAGAAAATCCGCATCGAAGCTTCGTCGGGTCTTTCGGAGCAGGACATCGAGCGCATGCGCCAGGAAGCGGCCGCCAACGCCGATGCCGACAAAGCCGAAACCGAGCGCATCACCAAAATCAACCAGGCCGACTCGCTCATTTTCCAGACCGAGAAGCAGCTCAAGGAATTTGGTGACAAGCTGAGCGGCGGCAACAAAACCGCCGTGGAAGGCGCCCTAGCCGACCTTAAGAAAGCCCACGAAAGCAAAGACCTGGCTAGCATCGACGCTGGCGTAGCTGCCCTCAACAAAGCCTGGGAAGCTGCCTCGCAGGAGATGTACGCGGCGGCTGGCGCCCAGGGCGGCCAGCCCGGCGGCCAGGGCTTCACCGGCGCCGACGGCCAAGGCCAGAACGGCCAGGACCAGCCGGCCGGCGACCACGTCACCGACGTAGACTACGAAGAAGTAGACGGCAAATAA
- a CDS encoding CHRD domain-containing protein: MKNIFLLAIAGLAFTTACKKDDTTTPAPLQLSGTMAASNEVPAVKVASSGTGTVTGTYDPSSMVLSYTVTYSGLTGNPSAGHFHFGDAKHSGNVFITFPALPAATSGTVSGTATLTSMQADSFKLGHVYSNIHTASNAGGEIRANVLVK, encoded by the coding sequence ATGAAAAACATTTTCCTCCTCGCTATTGCCGGCTTAGCCTTTACTACTGCCTGCAAGAAAGATGACACTACCACCCCGGCTCCGCTGCAGCTTTCGGGCACAATGGCTGCTTCGAATGAAGTGCCGGCCGTGAAAGTAGCTTCCTCGGGCACCGGTACCGTAACCGGCACCTACGACCCAAGCAGCATGGTGCTCAGCTACACCGTTACGTATTCGGGCCTCACGGGCAACCCTTCGGCCGGACACTTCCACTTCGGCGATGCCAAGCACTCGGGCAACGTATTTATTACGTTTCCGGCCCTGCCCGCTGCTACCAGCGGCACCGTATCGGGCACCGCTACCCTCACCTCGATGCAGGCCGACTCATTTAAGCTCGGGCACGTGTATAGCAATATCCACACTGCCAGCAATGCCGGCGGCGAGATTCGCGCCAACGTACTCGTAAAGTAA
- a CDS encoding M1 family aminopeptidase: protein MKPTLLAALLPGCLLLAGPAQAQAPSTPMAAANAPYQPSATKTNDLVHTKLAVRFDYAKRYLYGQEWVTLKPHAVATDTLRLDAQGMDIKTVALMNGASQQPLKYDYSDKNNLRINLGRVFKPGEQYVVYIEYTAKPDELQVQGSAAITDAKGLYFINPDSAVKGKPVQIWTQGETQSSSAWFPTIDRPNQKTTEEIAMTVPAKYTTLSNGQLVSQVPAGPGLRTDTWKMDLPHSPYLFMMAVGDFKIYKDTWRGKEVNYYLEPKYAPFAKQIFGNTPDMLEFFSTRLGVEFPWNKYAQIVARDYVSGAMENTTATLHGEQVQMDARELVDREYGSESVIAHELFHQWFGDYVTAESWSNITVNESMADFSEALYAQHKYGQDAADAHNYRYVQAYLASPRDAAKNLVRFHYNNKEDVFDLVSYQKGGAIVQMLRTYLGDDVFFAGLQKYLTDNKFGNGEAHQMRLAMEAVSGQDLNWFYNQWYYGAGHPVVSIDYGWDAGSKTQSVTIKQTQSGQVFQLPLAIDYYVNGKAQRQRVLMTQASQTFTMPLAAKPELVNVDAEKFTVWQKTDNKPLTESLYQYSHAPLYVDRREALAAAVAAQTTSPAARAVVLAALKDKFYGLRIAAIQGLKMDDKSVAKAAAPTLRQLATSEAEPHVRAAALVALGQLKDKKDSKVLAAALANQSYGVQGAGLQGLAEIDAPTALARAKALENDAHLSGAVTGVYALHGGREQWNYIRTAYDNAQGRGRYNLIQPMMQMLGRLDDPTAFGEDVDRLQALAMIPQLRAYGFDKRLVDAIQQGAAAQAGKPHAAENQAKAAAAVQAIQAAK, encoded by the coding sequence ATGAAACCCACGCTCCTTGCTGCGCTGCTGCCGGGCTGCCTGCTGCTGGCGGGCCCGGCCCAGGCCCAGGCTCCCTCTACGCCGATGGCCGCCGCCAACGCGCCCTACCAGCCCTCGGCCACCAAAACCAACGACCTGGTCCACACCAAGCTGGCTGTGCGCTTCGACTACGCCAAGCGCTACCTCTACGGCCAGGAATGGGTGACGCTGAAGCCCCACGCCGTGGCCACCGACACGCTGCGCCTCGACGCGCAAGGCATGGACATCAAGACTGTGGCGCTGATGAACGGGGCTAGCCAGCAGCCGCTCAAATACGATTATTCGGATAAGAATAACCTGCGCATCAACCTGGGCCGCGTCTTCAAGCCCGGCGAGCAGTACGTGGTATACATTGAGTACACGGCCAAGCCCGACGAGCTGCAAGTGCAGGGCTCGGCGGCCATTACCGATGCCAAGGGCTTGTATTTTATTAACCCCGACAGCGCGGTAAAGGGCAAGCCGGTGCAAATCTGGACGCAGGGCGAGACGCAAAGCTCGTCGGCCTGGTTTCCCACCATTGACCGGCCCAACCAGAAGACGACCGAGGAAATCGCCATGACCGTGCCGGCCAAGTACACCACGCTCAGCAACGGCCAGCTGGTGAGCCAGGTGCCCGCCGGCCCCGGCCTGCGCACCGATACCTGGAAAATGGATTTGCCCCACTCGCCCTACCTGTTTATGATGGCGGTGGGCGACTTCAAAATCTACAAGGACACGTGGCGCGGCAAGGAGGTCAATTATTACCTCGAGCCCAAGTACGCGCCGTTTGCCAAGCAGATTTTTGGTAATACGCCCGACATGCTGGAGTTTTTCTCGACCCGGCTAGGGGTCGAGTTTCCGTGGAATAAGTACGCCCAGATTGTAGCCCGCGACTACGTGAGCGGCGCCATGGAAAATACCACCGCCACGCTGCACGGCGAGCAGGTGCAGATGGATGCCCGCGAGCTGGTAGACCGTGAGTACGGCAGCGAGTCGGTGATTGCGCACGAGCTGTTTCACCAGTGGTTTGGCGACTACGTGACGGCCGAGTCGTGGTCGAACATCACCGTGAACGAGTCGATGGCCGACTTCTCCGAAGCCCTCTACGCCCAGCACAAGTACGGCCAGGATGCCGCCGATGCCCACAACTACCGCTACGTGCAGGCCTACCTGGCTAGCCCCCGCGATGCAGCCAAGAACCTGGTGCGCTTCCATTACAATAACAAGGAGGACGTATTTGACCTGGTAAGCTACCAAAAGGGCGGCGCTATCGTGCAGATGCTGCGCACCTACCTGGGCGACGACGTGTTCTTCGCCGGCTTGCAGAAATACCTCACCGACAACAAGTTTGGCAACGGCGAGGCCCACCAGATGCGGCTAGCCATGGAAGCCGTGTCGGGCCAGGATTTAAACTGGTTCTACAACCAGTGGTACTACGGCGCGGGCCACCCAGTGGTAAGCATCGACTACGGCTGGGACGCGGGCAGCAAAACCCAAAGCGTGACCATCAAGCAGACGCAGAGCGGGCAGGTGTTTCAGCTGCCGCTGGCCATCGACTACTACGTGAATGGCAAGGCCCAGCGCCAGCGCGTGCTGATGACCCAGGCTAGCCAGACCTTCACCATGCCCCTGGCCGCCAAGCCAGAGCTGGTAAACGTGGACGCCGAGAAGTTTACCGTGTGGCAAAAAACTGATAATAAGCCACTAACGGAGAGCCTTTACCAGTACAGCCACGCCCCGCTGTACGTAGACCGCCGAGAGGCCCTGGCCGCCGCCGTGGCCGCCCAAACCACCAGCCCGGCCGCCCGCGCCGTGGTGCTGGCCGCCCTCAAGGACAAGTTTTACGGGCTGCGCATTGCCGCCATCCAGGGCCTGAAAATGGATGATAAGAGCGTGGCCAAAGCCGCTGCGCCCACCCTGCGCCAGCTCGCTACCTCCGAAGCCGAGCCGCACGTGCGCGCCGCCGCGCTGGTGGCGCTGGGCCAGCTCAAGGACAAGAAGGACAGCAAAGTGCTGGCTGCCGCGCTGGCCAACCAGTCGTATGGGGTGCAGGGCGCTGGCTTGCAGGGGCTAGCGGAGATTGACGCACCCACGGCGCTGGCCCGCGCTAAAGCCTTGGAAAATGATGCTCACTTGTCGGGAGCCGTGACGGGCGTGTATGCGCTACACGGCGGCCGGGAGCAGTGGAACTACATCCGCACCGCCTATGATAATGCCCAGGGCCGGGGCCGCTATAATCTCATTCAGCCGATGATGCAGATGCTGGGCCGCCTCGACGACCCGACGGCCTTTGGCGAGGACGTGGACCGGCTGCAGGCACTAGCGATGATACCGCAGCTTCGCGCCTACGGGTTCGACAAGCGCCTGGTGGATGCCATTCAGCAGGGCGCCGCGGCCCAGGCCGGCAAGCCCCACGCGGCCGAAAACCAGGCCAAGGCCGCCGCCGCCGTGCAGGCTATTCAGGCTGCCAAGTAA
- a CDS encoding transporter produces the protein MRKTTPLVLAALLAGRLTPALAQNTPDENNDNADAPFVQHIRPDRPGQTITAGVLRPGQFQLETGIQRFSPRAGVGVSSNVNTLRIGFWNSMELRLTQPYVFGSPGTPAISRGEVPIVRADSAGWAPLTVGAKLMLTPDRASRFQMSLLFEAALPNTGQYGLRRSTWAPAGRVLLSQQLGRRAALEANFGFVQSGLTLADVFNGEISGQYIGSLALTAPVSDKAGYFVEGYGRGRANLTSGVTAGLYYRPWTGLRFDATVGRVLGGVSAGATVVGVGLAFRLGGN, from the coding sequence ATGCGCAAGACCACTCCGCTGGTGCTGGCCGCCCTGCTTGCAGGCCGCCTCACCCCCGCCCTGGCCCAGAACACGCCGGATGAGAACAACGACAACGCCGACGCGCCGTTTGTGCAGCACATTCGCCCCGACCGCCCCGGCCAGACCATTACGGCCGGTGTGCTGCGGCCGGGCCAGTTTCAGCTTGAAACGGGTATCCAGCGCTTTTCGCCCCGGGCGGGCGTGGGCGTGAGCAGCAACGTAAACACGCTGCGCATCGGCTTCTGGAACAGCATGGAGCTGCGCCTCACGCAGCCCTACGTATTTGGGTCGCCGGGCACGCCGGCCATCAGCCGCGGCGAGGTGCCCATTGTGCGCGCCGACTCGGCGGGCTGGGCGCCCCTCACGGTAGGTGCCAAACTGATGCTAACGCCCGACCGGGCCAGCCGTTTTCAGATGAGTCTGCTTTTTGAAGCCGCCCTACCCAACACCGGCCAGTATGGCTTGCGCCGCAGCACCTGGGCCCCCGCCGGGCGCGTGCTGCTGAGCCAGCAGCTGGGCCGCCGCGCCGCGCTGGAAGCCAACTTTGGTTTCGTACAAAGCGGCCTTACCCTAGCCGACGTGTTTAATGGCGAGATAAGCGGCCAGTATATCGGCTCGCTCGCCCTTACTGCGCCCGTTAGCGACAAAGCCGGCTACTTCGTAGAGGGCTACGGCCGGGGGCGCGCCAACCTCACGAGCGGCGTCACGGCCGGGCTTTACTACCGGCCCTGGACCGGCTTGCGCTTCGACGCCACGGTGGGCCGGGTGCTGGGCGGGGTGAGTGCCGGCGCTACCGTTGTGGGCGTGGGCCTGGCCTTCCGGCTAGGCGGCAACTAG
- a CDS encoding META domain-containing protein, which translates to MKYPAFLLPCILLTGAACQRVTERSATTPMATSITPDASLRETRWVLRQVGSQPVAEVASPNQTPYLFISAAGTAEGLGGCNRFRGALKPATDDGELQFAPLQSTRMTCPELETEQAFAQALENTHAYRITGKLLLLYADAGRTGTPLAQLEAVPLP; encoded by the coding sequence ATGAAATACCCTGCCTTTCTTCTGCCTTGCATACTACTAACCGGCGCGGCCTGCCAGCGCGTTACGGAGCGTAGTGCAACTACTCCGATGGCAACCTCCATCACGCCCGATGCCTCGCTGCGCGAAACCCGCTGGGTATTGCGGCAGGTAGGTAGCCAGCCCGTAGCCGAGGTAGCCTCGCCCAATCAAACACCCTACTTATTTATCAGCGCGGCCGGCACGGCCGAAGGCCTCGGTGGCTGCAACCGCTTTAGGGGCGCCCTGAAGCCGGCCACCGATGATGGCGAGCTGCAATTTGCCCCGCTCCAGAGCACGCGCATGACCTGCCCCGAGCTTGAAACCGAGCAGGCCTTTGCGCAGGCCCTGGAAAATACCCACGCCTACCGCATCACGGGCAAGCTGCTGCTCCTCTACGCCGATGCCGGGCGCACGGGCACGCCACTCGCCCAGCTAGAGGCCGTGCCGCTGCCCTAG
- a CDS encoding M20/M25/M40 family metallo-hydrolase — translation MRNILLLGLLATCALPAAAQRRGANVSAATVKRVLTALAADDMQGRATGQPGNLKAAEFLATEFRRIGLQPLPGATGFMQEFPAYQSAVTSASVTLDGVAQPASQVLAFTTQPALDWTEKDGVELLVLGPSDKLQAHYRDIFRPAKNLLVLLDPSQAAQFKALAEQLGRPRLRAEQAANPYSTVLVLAPAPASPPAYRVAATTSTTTLTLRNVAGYLPGHEAAHAAEKVIFSGHYDHLGIVKPAIDGDSIANGADDDASGTTAVVALAEYFKKRNDNARSLIFVTFTAEEIGGFGARYFSQQLDPKELTAMFNIEMIGKPAKFGPNTAFITGYDKSDFGQLLQANLQGTKFKFEPDPYPEQNLFYRSDNATLARLGVPAHTISTDQIPTDKLYHSVGDEMSSLDVKNMTRVVSAIARSASGIVAGRQTPTRVAPEKVDR, via the coding sequence ATGCGAAATATTCTCTTGCTAGGGCTGCTGGCAACCTGTGCTTTGCCCGCCGCGGCGCAACGACGGGGGGCCAACGTATCGGCTGCTACTGTGAAGCGGGTGCTCACTGCCCTGGCCGCCGACGATATGCAAGGCCGCGCCACCGGCCAGCCCGGCAACCTGAAGGCCGCCGAGTTTCTGGCCACCGAGTTTCGGCGCATCGGCTTGCAGCCCTTGCCGGGTGCCACGGGCTTTATGCAGGAGTTTCCGGCTTATCAGTCGGCCGTGACCAGCGCCAGCGTGACGCTCGATGGTGTGGCGCAGCCGGCTAGCCAGGTGCTGGCCTTTACCACGCAGCCGGCGCTCGACTGGACCGAGAAAGATGGCGTAGAGCTGCTGGTGCTGGGGCCTAGCGACAAGCTCCAGGCGCACTACCGCGACATTTTCCGGCCTGCCAAAAACCTGCTGGTGTTGCTCGACCCTAGCCAGGCTGCGCAGTTTAAGGCCCTGGCCGAACAGCTGGGCCGCCCCCGGCTGCGGGCCGAGCAGGCCGCCAACCCGTATTCAACGGTGCTGGTGCTGGCCCCCGCGCCGGCTAGCCCGCCGGCCTACCGGGTGGCGGCTACTACCAGCACCACCACGCTCACGCTGCGCAACGTAGCCGGCTACCTGCCGGGCCACGAGGCGGCCCACGCGGCCGAAAAAGTTATTTTTTCGGGCCACTACGACCACCTGGGTATTGTCAAGCCCGCTATCGACGGCGACTCCATTGCCAACGGGGCCGACGACGATGCCAGCGGTACCACGGCGGTAGTGGCACTGGCCGAGTATTTTAAAAAGCGCAATGACAATGCCCGCTCACTGATTTTTGTGACCTTCACGGCCGAGGAAATCGGTGGCTTTGGCGCGCGCTACTTTTCGCAGCAGCTCGACCCGAAGGAGCTGACCGCGATGTTCAACATCGAGATGATTGGCAAGCCGGCCAAGTTTGGGCCGAACACGGCATTTATTACGGGCTACGACAAGTCGGATTTTGGCCAGCTGCTGCAAGCCAACCTGCAAGGCACCAAGTTTAAGTTTGAGCCTGACCCGTACCCCGAGCAAAACTTGTTTTACCGCTCCGACAATGCCACGCTGGCGCGGCTAGGGGTGCCCGCCCACACCATTAGCACCGACCAGATTCCGACCGACAAACTCTACCACAGCGTCGGCGACGAAATGAGTAGCCTGGATGTCAAGAATATGACGCGCGTAGTGTCGGCCATTGCGCGCAGCGCCAGCGGCATTGTGGCCGGCCGCCAAACGCCCACCCGCGTGGCCCCGGAAAAAGTTGACAGGTAA